Proteins encoded together in one Planctomyces sp. SH-PL14 window:
- a CDS encoding CPBP family intramembrane glutamic endopeptidase — MTSTIGEGLRDRRLGVAIAVAIVAAELEVVRARPIWFSDGRWALALSGLLAIVALSRGNLATIGLRPPAGGWGRWVRLGVYLGLLVGTVSAAVVTFWQWSGHPFPPVPTRWMSLHVQFLHMCVFSPLLEETLYRVVLCVPLAAYSPALAITVSGVSFAALHVVYGNPSPENLLGGFLLAWAYLRSGSLAVPLLLHSAGNLLAMIFQVWAASWT, encoded by the coding sequence GTGACATCGACGATTGGCGAGGGACTGCGTGACCGGAGACTCGGCGTCGCAATCGCCGTTGCGATCGTGGCGGCAGAGCTGGAGGTCGTTCGCGCCAGGCCGATCTGGTTCAGCGACGGGCGGTGGGCCCTTGCGCTGTCCGGGCTGCTGGCGATTGTCGCTCTGAGTCGCGGGAATCTGGCGACGATCGGACTGCGGCCTCCCGCCGGGGGCTGGGGACGGTGGGTTCGCCTTGGCGTCTATCTGGGGCTGCTCGTCGGAACGGTCTCGGCCGCGGTCGTGACGTTCTGGCAGTGGAGCGGGCATCCTTTCCCTCCGGTCCCGACTCGTTGGATGAGCCTCCACGTCCAATTCCTCCACATGTGCGTCTTCTCCCCTTTGCTGGAAGAAACGCTCTACCGTGTCGTCCTCTGCGTCCCGCTGGCGGCCTACAGCCCCGCGCTGGCCATCACGGTCAGTGGGGTCTCATTTGCGGCGCTGCACGTCGTGTACGGGAATCCAAGTCCGGAGAACCTGCTTGGCGGATTCCTTCTGGCGTGGGCGTATCTCCGAAGCGGATCGCTCGCCGTCCCGCTGCTGCTGCACTCCGCCGGCAATCTCCTCGCGATGATCTTTCAGGTCTGGGCCGCATCGTGGACCTGA